In the Candidatus Mycosynbacter amalyticus genome, one interval contains:
- a CDS encoding ABC transporter permease → MFAATIRHEIKAARRERLPQLILIVFLFMVAAASFIGWLTHETVTSVYNEALRQGATTQPNPFLQIPQLDPVKNVVIYMALIGALFAVLIGVRSSVRDRKSRVLDLVFSRPVSKRQYVAARFIGMAIWLGVITVIAAVLTWLSLWIVQGHATSLGNTGRLLAFFALSWLFLLPFMALGMMSGMRAKGETTALLVPILVWALVTFVVPQFGTAEEPISFLNPVPAQPASEGAFFQINHQVLQPFSFTDHYKELSAASLHFTDDHDTTRQMLEFALIVGVTVVPLLVCAPQLMRKGELYE, encoded by the coding sequence ATGTTCGCGGCGACGATACGACACGAGATAAAAGCAGCCAGGCGGGAGCGGCTACCGCAACTTATCTTGATCGTATTTCTGTTCATGGTCGCAGCCGCTAGTTTTATCGGCTGGCTGACGCATGAAACGGTTACGAGTGTTTACAATGAAGCCTTGCGCCAAGGCGCGACGACCCAGCCAAATCCGTTTCTCCAAATCCCGCAGCTCGACCCGGTAAAAAATGTCGTTATCTATATGGCGCTGATCGGGGCGTTGTTCGCGGTACTGATCGGGGTACGTTCCAGTGTGCGTGACCGAAAATCACGCGTGCTTGACTTGGTATTTAGTCGGCCAGTAAGTAAACGGCAATATGTCGCGGCTCGCTTTATTGGCATGGCGATCTGGTTGGGGGTAATTACGGTTATTGCTGCGGTACTGACATGGCTTAGTCTATGGATTGTCCAAGGTCACGCTACCTCTCTCGGGAATACCGGACGACTTCTGGCATTTTTTGCCTTGAGCTGGCTGTTTCTGTTGCCGTTTATGGCACTTGGCATGATGAGCGGTATGCGTGCCAAGGGCGAGACGACGGCGCTGCTCGTGCCAATTCTGGTGTGGGCGCTTGTGACCTTTGTTGTGCCGCAGTTTGGCACTGCCGAAGAACCGATCTCGTTTCTCAACCCTGTACCGGCACAACCCGCCTCTGAGGGTGCTTTCTTTCAAATAAACCACCAAGTGCTTCAACCGTTTTCGTTTACCGATCACTACAAAGAATTGAGCGCGGCATCACTCCATTTTACCGACGATCACGACACTACAAGACAAATGCTTGAGTTTGCGTTGATCGTTGGCGTGACAGTCGTACCGTTGCTTGTCTGTGCGCCGCAACTGATGCGCAAGGGAGAACTCTATGAGTAG